One genomic window of Pirellulales bacterium includes the following:
- a CDS encoding catalase, giving the protein MSDKRLTTANGQPIDDDQNTITAGARGPALMQDVHLMEKLAHFNRERIPERIVHAKAAGAHGYFECTADLAKYTRAAFLSAKGKKTDVLARFSTVGGEKGSADAARDPRGFAIKFYTEEGNYDMTGNNTPVFFIRDPLKFPDFIHTQKRNPATNLPDPDMFWDFLSLTPESMHQVTILFSDRGTPRTYRHMNGHSSHTFKWYNASGAYYWIKYHFKTEQGIQNLTREESVRISGEDPNHATRDLFDSIARKEFPAWRVSVQIMRPEDAAKYRWNIFDVTKVWPHADYPLIEIGRMVLDRNPKNYFTEVEQAAFGPGTLVPGIAASPDKMLQARLMSYHDAHLYRLGANYQLLPVNAPRASGMSNYQRDGFMRLDENGGSGPNYWPNSFQGPAPDKTFAEPPIELEATAARHPQELTDDDFFQPGELYRRVMNAQDREHLIGNIVGHLGGAQQRIQYRQTALFFKTDADYGRRVAAGLGLDEKQVERLASMSQEERVIATSR; this is encoded by the coding sequence ATGTCCGACAAACGATTGACGACGGCCAACGGCCAGCCCATCGACGACGATCAAAACACGATAACTGCCGGGGCGCGCGGCCCGGCGCTGATGCAGGATGTCCACCTCATGGAAAAGCTCGCGCATTTCAATCGCGAGCGGATTCCCGAGCGCATCGTGCATGCCAAAGCGGCGGGCGCCCACGGTTATTTCGAATGCACGGCCGACCTGGCGAAATACACCCGTGCCGCATTTTTATCGGCGAAGGGAAAAAAGACGGATGTCCTCGCCCGCTTTTCAACCGTCGGCGGCGAAAAAGGCTCGGCCGACGCGGCGCGCGATCCACGCGGCTTCGCGATCAAGTTCTATACGGAGGAGGGCAATTACGACATGACGGGCAACAATACGCCCGTGTTTTTCATACGCGATCCGCTGAAATTCCCCGATTTCATACATACCCAGAAGCGGAATCCGGCGACCAATCTGCCCGATCCCGATATGTTCTGGGACTTTCTTTCGCTCACTCCTGAGTCGATGCACCAAGTGACGATCTTGTTCTCCGACCGTGGTACTCCGCGGACCTATCGCCACATGAACGGCCATAGCAGTCATACATTTAAGTGGTATAACGCGAGCGGGGCCTATTACTGGATCAAATACCACTTCAAGACCGAGCAAGGAATCCAGAATCTGACTCGCGAGGAGTCAGTCCGCATTTCCGGCGAGGATCCAAACCATGCCACGCGCGATCTGTTCGACTCGATCGCCCGCAAGGAATTCCCGGCATGGCGCGTGAGCGTGCAGATCATGCGGCCCGAAGACGCCGCCAAATACCGGTGGAACATCTTCGACGTCACCAAGGTCTGGCCGCACGCCGACTATCCGCTGATCGAGATTGGCCGGATGGTGCTCGATCGCAATCCGAAGAACTACTTCACCGAGGTCGAGCAAGCGGCCTTCGGTCCAGGCACCCTTGTGCCGGGGATCGCGGCTTCACCCGACAAAATGCTTCAGGCGCGGCTGATGTCGTATCACGATGCGCATCTGTATCGGCTCGGCGCGAATTACCAACTCCTTCCGGTCAATGCGCCGCGAGCGAGCGGAATGTCCAACTATCAGCGCGACGGCTTCATGCGGCTGGACGAAAACGGCGGCTCAGGACCGAACTATTGGCCCAATTCCTTCCAAGGCCCGGCCCCCGACAAGACCTTCGCCGAGCCGCCGATTGAGTTGGAGGCAACCGCCGCGCGGCATCCCCAGGAATTGACCGACGACGATTTCTTCCAACCCGGCGAACTCTATCGCCGCGTGATGAACGCGCAGGATCGGGAGCACCTGATCGGCAATATCGTCGGCCACCTGGGCGGCGCTCAGCAGCGGATTCAGTATCGGCAGACGGCGCTGTTCTTCAAGACCGATGCGGATTATGGCCGGCGAGTGGCCGCCGGTCTCGGTCTCGATGAGAAGCAAGTTGAGCGATTGGCTTCGATGTCGCAGGAAGAACGCGTCATCGCGACCTCGCGCTAG
- the sixA gene encoding phosphohistidine phosphatase SixA, with amino-acid sequence MLLYIVRHAWAEERDAERFPNDDLRPLTGEGKKRFGRMMERLVAGSFRPTLIATSPLVRCRQTAELIVKHLSDPAQLVELDVLRPGADLKQLIDWTARQAEQTIAWVGHAPDVSELTAALVGDGTAAVHFAKGAVAAIQFARDIAQGKGELNWLATAKNLGV; translated from the coding sequence ATGCTGCTCTACATCGTTCGACATGCCTGGGCCGAAGAGCGCGACGCCGAGCGCTTTCCGAACGACGATCTGCGACCGCTGACGGGCGAGGGGAAGAAGCGGTTCGGCCGAATGATGGAGCGGCTCGTTGCCGGCAGCTTCCGGCCAACGCTGATTGCCACCAGCCCCTTAGTCCGCTGCCGGCAAACGGCGGAACTGATCGTCAAGCACCTATCCGATCCAGCGCAACTTGTGGAATTGGATGTATTGCGACCCGGAGCCGATCTAAAGCAATTAATTGACTGGACGGCCCGTCAAGCGGAGCAGACCATCGCCTGGGTTGGTCACGCTCCGGATGTCAGCGAACTGACCGCCGCGCTCGTCGGCGATGGAACCGCCGCGGTCCATTTTGCCAAAGGGGCGGTGGCCGCGATCCAATTCGCCCGCGACATCGCTCAGGGCAAGGGCGAACTTAATTGGCTGGCGACGGCCAAGAACCTGGGCGTCTAA
- a CDS encoding transcriptional repressor produces MPVSSDQIDDRMRRFSATCIGAGLKVTHQRTEIFRELAGSEEHPDADLIFRRVRLRVPAISRDTVYRTLAALEKHGLVRKAEILDDRGRYDANTSRHHHFVCTECGAVRDFYSKDLDALPIPRGVKSLGSIESTHVQVRGICIICAAKKPRSLKSVIASP; encoded by the coding sequence ATGCCGGTTTCCTCGGATCAGATCGACGATCGCATGCGGCGATTCTCCGCGACTTGCATCGGGGCGGGCCTGAAGGTCACGCACCAACGCACCGAGATCTTTCGCGAGTTGGCGGGCAGTGAAGAGCACCCCGACGCCGATTTGATCTTTCGGCGCGTGCGCCTCAGGGTGCCGGCCATCTCGCGCGATACGGTGTATCGCACGCTTGCGGCGCTTGAGAAGCACGGGTTAGTACGCAAGGCCGAAATCCTCGATGACCGCGGGCGATACGACGCGAACACCTCGCGACATCATCACTTTGTTTGCACGGAGTGCGGAGCGGTACGCGATTTCTACAGCAAAGACCTCGACGCGTTGCCGATTCCGAGAGGCGTCAAGTCCCTTGGGTCGATTGAATCCACGCACGTGCAAGTGCGCGGTATCTGCATTATCTGCGCGGCGAAGAAGCCGCGGTCCCTAAAATCCGTCATAGCCAGTCCTTAG